CTTCGTCGGACTCCGGCACCTTGGTGATTTGTACCATGCTAGCGATGGGCAGCCAGCATCCACCGCATGTGGTCCGAGTCTTCTGGGGCGTTACCGAGGGAGTTGTCGCCAGCGTGCTGCTGGTCGCGGGAGGTCTTGTTGCTCTGCAAACAGCATCGATCGCCGCTGCTCTGCCGTTCTCCTTTGTGATACTTCTCATGATGATCAGCTTGTACAGAGCGCTGAAGGAGGAAATGCCTACCAGGTAGCGCATCGGGCATAAAGTTTACACGTCACTCCCGAAAAGATGTGGGGTGGCGTGTATTTTTTTAATACCCGTTAGCCTAAATTTCTAGGGACAGGATTCACAACAAAAGTTGCCAGCTCCGGCCGGACCGGCTCGGCGCAGGTTTGTGTAGCCGGGCTTCCTGGCACCGCTGTGTCGGTAACCGCCCTAAGGAACCGAATGCTCACCTTTTCCTCCGCTCCCGGTCAGCAAAACTGAACAAACCCTAGTTGATGTCCAGTTTTGATAGGTTGCTGCCCCCTGAAGTCGGCTTCTCCAAATGGCGCTTTCAGTCTCTGCATGTTTTTGCTCGAGCATCCCAAGATCACAGCACCATTTTAGATGAGTCATATTTGGCGAGTTTCACTGCAGCCGCGGACTGGTTAGGCAGCTCCAGCAAAAACCATTTCATACAGCATTCTTCTAGATTGATCTCTTCATGACACTAAGAGCTAAAGGCCAGGCGCAGGCATAGCAGGCGGAATTCAGATCAGATAGACTGACTTATTTTACATAAGCAGGATTAAGCGTTTTTGTTGTACGCGGGGCGCGCGCTACCCCCAACTGCGACTCTTGTTAGAAAACAGCATGTTGTCTGACGAGAGGAAACGAAATGGAGCTGTTTACAGCCAACTGAGTATCACGGAACGGCGCAAGATTGAACGCTGGAGGCATGCGAAGGTCCCTGTGAACGAGATCGCGTGCGTCCTTGGGCGCTGCAGATCGATGATATTCCGGGAGTTGAAGCGGAACCATTTCTCGGATCCCTGCCTGCCGAAATGTGATGGCTATTATGGCGCCGCAGCCCAGCTGATGGCGGCCGGCCGGCGCGCGAGGCAACGCAAGCTGATCCGTCATCCGGAGTTGTGCCGCCGTGTCGTCGAGCGGCTGAAAAATGGCTGGACGCCAGAACAGATCGGCAAAAGGATGATCCTTGAAGGCGCTAGGCTGCGGGTCTGCCAGGAAACCATATACCGGTACATCTATTCCAAGGAAGGTATGACGCAGGATCCGATCGGCATTTTCCACGCCAAATTCGATGGCCGTCTTCCCGGATGGCAATGGCAGTGTCCTTCAGCGAAACGTCGAGCCCAATATGCTGACTCATTCTCAGTCTCCATCAGTTGCTTCAAACAAGACCCCTTTTCGGGTCACGCTCTGGATCATAGCGAAGGAAAGACATTCCGTTTCCAGGACGGGCCACGGTCGAAGCAGGGCGATTAACCCATGTTTTGCGACCCCTCCTCGCCTTGGCAAAAAGGCACCGTTGAGAACACAAACCGGCGGGCCCGGCGATGGCTCCCGCGGAAGCGCGACATTCGGCAGTTCTCAGATCACGACATGAAAGTGATTTGCGACCGCCTCAACAACACGCCCCGCAAATGCCTCGGGAGGAAGACGCCCGCAGAGGTCTTCAGAGAGAAGATGATGGAAGAACTGGGCTGCAGTCCCTACCCTGTGAAGTAACAAAAGTCGCGGTTCAGGTATCGCTCACAAGTGCCAAGCGCGATTTTGCTCTGGCTTTTGTCCGGGAAAACTATGCGGACTTCGGGCCGTCGCCGCCACACCATGTGGAGGCCTGCTGTCTTTCCTCACTCAACTGCCGGGGCCCCGACCGCAATGGAAGAAGTCAGGGCAGGCCGGAATAGCTCCCCCTGGTGTTACAGTCAGATGGAGAGGCAGAAGTACTTAACCTCTAGATAGTCCTCTATTCCGTATTTAGATCCTTCGCGCCCGTTGCCGCTTTCCTTCATCCCGCCAAATGGCGCGACCTCGGTCGAGATCATGCCGGTGTTGGCACCAACGATGCCGAAGTCCAGCGCTTCGGCGGTGCGCCAGACGCGGCTAAGGTTCTGACCGTAGAAATATGCAGCCAACCCAAATGGGGTTCTGTTGGCCATTTCGTACATTTCTTCAGGATCGCCAAACTTGATGATAGCTGCGACAGGGCCGAAAATCTCCTCGTGAAAGATTTGAAACTCCGGCGACACGTCGGTCAGTACCGTCGGCTCAAAAAAGCTTTTCCCCAGCGCGTGGCGCTTGCCGCCGGTGCTGATCGTGCCCCCTCGGCCAGTTGCATCAGCAACCAGTTCCTCAACTTTTTCAACCGCGGCCTGATCGATCATCGGTCCAATTTGCACATCTTCACCGAAACCGTCACCGACGCGCAACCCGCGGACCCGGGCGGTAAATTTTTCTACAAAAGCGTCGTGGATGCCTTCCTGCACGAAGAAACGATTGGCGCAAACACAGGTCTGGCCCGCATTGCGGTACTTTGATGGGCATTGCCAACTTATTTGCACCCGGCTGAATGCGGCCTGCTCCGCGCCCGTCATGCGGTCATCTCGAGTGCGTAGCCGTTCCAAAGATCAAAGGCATCGGATCGGGCGTGGCGGTACGATGTGGCGGTAAGACGATAGCGGCGGGGACGGAAGAACATGTTGATCTGGTCATGTGCGTCCAGAAATCTCTGAGCCTGTCCGGGTGACTTGAACCGCCCCATGAGTTTCTCTCGCTTGCGGGTTGGCCGATGGGATCCTTCGATCCGGTTGTTCAAGCCCTTGTGCGCCCGATGATCAGCATTCGCCACGAGGTTGCGGATCGGCCTGATGTAACTGCGCAGCTTGTCGGTGATCACGACCCGCGGCGCGCCAAACCGGTCGATCAGCCGCTTCAAGAACCGGCTGGCGGCCTTTGCATTACGTTGCTTTTGCACGAGAATGTCGAGCACATTCCCATTCGCGTCGACTGCCCGCCAAAGCCAGAACTTCACGCCATTGATCGGAACAACGACTTCATCCAAGTGCCATTTGTCACTGGCGCCCGGCCTGTCGCGCTTGATGCAATCGGCGAAATGGCGGCCAAACCGGTTCACCCAGTTCCGGACGGTTTCCCGGCTGACCATCACGCCGCGTTCGGCCAGCAGATCCTCGACATCTGCCGTGCTCAGCGCAAACCGATGGTAAGCCCAGACGGCATAGGAGATGATCTCGCGGGGAAAACGAAAGCCCTTCAGGCGTCGAATTGTCGGCACGGTTTTCATGATGACCGCCTATCCCGACGGAACCCCGTGATCAACTTGGCAATGCCAGCGCGGATGATGGCCGAGTCCATGGCCACGATGGCAAGCTTCATCGTCATCGTGTTCTTCGCGGCGCAGATGCTGGCCTATTTCAGCTGGTCCAATCTGGGGCAGATCATGGCGATCAAGGGCGCCGAGGCGCTGGAAGATCAGAACGGGTTCGTGCTGATCATCGGTATTATCTTCCTGGTCACGATGCTGAATCTGGTGATCGGCTCCGCCTCGGCCAAATGGGCAATCCTGGCGCCGATCTTCGTGCCGATGCTGATGTATCTGGGCTTTCATCCGGCCTTCACGCAGATGCTCTACCGGATCGGCGACTCGATCACCAATCCGATCACGCCGATGGTCCCCTATATGCCGCTGCTCCTGTCTTTTGCGCAGAGATATGTGAATGGGATCGGCATCGGCACGCTGATCGCCGCGCTGCTGCCCTATAGCATCGCCTTCGCGGCCACCTGGGTTGTGATGATCCTGCTTTGGTATTTGACGGGCTGGCCGCTCGGTCCCGATGGCCTGATCTTCTACGGCGCGCCCTAGGCTCAGCCCCCCCCGCAGGAAAGGAGAAAACCATGACCCATGAGATAGCCAGAGCCTATGTGGAGCAGGCCGTCGCATGGAGACGTTATCTGCACCAATATCCCGAGCTCTCGTTTGAGGAGGTAGAGACGAGCCGGTATATTCTCGGCGAGATGACGAAGCTGAAACATGTCACCCGTATCGAGAAGCTCACCGAAACCAGCCTGGTCGTGGTTTTCGACAGCGGCAAGCCGGGTCCAAAGATCGGCCTGCGCGCGGATATCGACGGTCTTCCGGTGACCGAGGATCGCGACGATCTGCCCTTCGCATCGAAGGTGGAGGGCAAGATGCATGCCTGCGGCCATGACGGCCATTCGGCGATCCTGATGGCCGCCTGCCAATATCTCGACGATCATTTCGACGAGCTCGAAGGGGAGGTGCATGCCATCTTCCAGCATGCCGAGGAACTGCCGCCGGGCGGCGCGAGAGAGATGGTCGCGACCGGCTATTTCGACGATTTCGACTTCATCTACGGCCAGCACCTGATGTCGTTCGTGCCATTGGGCAAGATCGACATAAAGGCCGGCCCTGGCACCGCCAATTCGGATATCTACAGCATTAAGATCATCGGCAAGGGCGGCCATGCGGCGATGCCCGAGGAAACGATCGACCCGGTGGTCATCGGGGCGCAATTCGTGACCAATCTCCAAAGCATCGTGGCCCGCCAATGCAACCCGCTCGATGCCATGGTGA
This is a stretch of genomic DNA from Leisingera caerulea DSM 24564. It encodes these proteins:
- a CDS encoding M20 metallopeptidase family protein encodes the protein MTHEIARAYVEQAVAWRRYLHQYPELSFEEVETSRYILGEMTKLKHVTRIEKLTETSLVVVFDSGKPGPKIGLRADIDGLPVTEDRDDLPFASKVEGKMHACGHDGHSAILMAACQYLDDHFDELEGEVHAIFQHAEELPPGGAREMVATGYFDDFDFIYGQHLMSFVPLGKIDIKAGPGTANSDIYSIKIIGKGGHAAMPEETIDPVVIGAQFVTNLQSIVARQCNPLDAMVISNTVFHAGTADNVIPHSVTLRGSVRTHTKQARNLADSGLEKLLKGLCEANGASYEYEFQYGYDAVQNDPEKTAIVRDLARKRYGEHVISEKPMMGGEDFSAFSLRVPSTFGMIGAKNPEKGFDYPHHHPKFGIDEDSFEMGIQMMVDVALNSRQFAGR
- a CDS encoding aldehyde dehydrogenase family protein, with the translated sequence MTGAEQAAFSRVQISWQCPSKYRNAGQTCVCANRFFVQEGIHDAFVEKFTARVRGLRVGDGFGEDVQIGPMIDQAAVEKVEELVADATGRGGTISTGGKRHALGKSFFEPTVLTDVSPEFQIFHEEIFGPVAAIIKFGDPEEMYEMANRTPFGLAAYFYGQNLSRVWRTAEALDFGIVGANTGMISTEVAPFGGMKESGNGREGSKYGIEDYLEVKYFCLSI
- a CDS encoding IS6 family transposase; this translates as MKTVPTIRRLKGFRFPREIISYAVWAYHRFALSTADVEDLLAERGVMVSRETVRNWVNRFGRHFADCIKRDRPGASDKWHLDEVVVPINGVKFWLWRAVDANGNVLDILVQKQRNAKAASRFLKRLIDRFGAPRVVITDKLRSYIRPIRNLVANADHRAHKGLNNRIEGSHRPTRKREKLMGRFKSPGQAQRFLDAHDQINMFFRPRRYRLTATSYRHARSDAFDLWNGYALEMTA
- a CDS encoding AbgT family transporter: MAESMATMASFIVIVFFAAQMLAYFSWSNLGQIMAIKGAEALEDQNGFVLIIGIIFLVTMLNLVIGSASAKWAILAPIFVPMLMYLGFHPAFTQMLYRIGDSITNPITPMVPYMPLLLSFAQRYVNGIGIGTLIAALLPYSIAFAATWVVMILLWYLTGWPLGPDGLIFYGAP